The following DNA comes from Candidatus Neomarinimicrobiota bacterium.
GCAGCGGGTGTTATACCTGTTGTTCAGGCGCTCTTGGCAAAAGGAGCGGCCATGGGTACGGCCCTGGCTTTCATGATGAGTGTTGTGGCGCTTTCACTGCCAGAACTAATCATTCTGCGGAAAGTTTTAAGCGTACGACTGATTAGTATTTTTGTCAGTACTGTTGCCGCTGGTATTTTGATGGTGGGGGTTGTTTTTAATTTGGTTCTTTGATGTTTTTAACCACAGAGATACACAGATTCATGCAGATATTCCTTTTGGTGCTTGGGAATAGTTCAAATATACAATGTTTTTCTAGTCAGCTTATATAGGAGCGTTATGATAAATGTAAAGGTTTTAGGCGGGGGTTGTGCCAAATGCCAGGCAACTTATAAACTTTTCAATCGGATCATTGCGGAAAAAGGGATGGCTGCAATGCTTGAAAAAGTAGAAGACATCCAGGAGATCATGGCTCACGATGTAATGAGTACTCCTGGGGTTGTGATCAATGGAATAGTTGTGCACCAGGGAAGTGTTCCGTCCTCGGAGCTGGTTGAGTCCTGGCTTGTCGAGCCTTAGTCCGCATATTTCATGAGGAAGTGCAAAAGCAATTATAATATGCTGTGTTTACGTAAGTTACACAATAATATCAAAAATTCACTTTGTACCGGAGGTCGTTCTGACGCTGGAATTTTGATTTCTGACAAGGCGAGAGGATAAATCATCCGCAATCGGTCTGTATGACCGCTGAGGACGGATTTGCTCCGAAGAACGCAGTTAGAAAATAAAAGGACAAGTCAGATTGTGCTGCTTCATGAAATATGCGGGTTAGGTCTTGGAATACTGTCGGTATCATCTGAAGGACAACACCATCGTCACTGGGCATTTTTGATTCTTATTCTATTTTTTTTTGCCGCAAGCAATTCATCTATTCTTCGTTTAGTCTCATCTTATTCCGGTTTGTTGCTTTGACGTTTTGATTCGACACTTTGTCTTTTTTCGTCCATGCTTTGATTTCTATCAGTCCTTGTGCCAAGCTGAATGGTTGTAAATATTCTGTCCACTCCCATTGCATGTACTTTCTTTTGGCATTGCTTAACGATATTTAACACATCATTCCAGGATCCTTCAATATTGGATCCATTGGCATGCAATTCATATTTTAACCCAGATTCACATATTATATCTGTACAGGCAGCGATATATTTTGAAAGAGATAAACCACTATTGATTGGCACCAGGGTAAAACTCAATATTGTGTTCATATAACTTTAGTTCCTGTCTTTAACTATTTTCAAATTCGGTTTCTAATCTTTTTTTCCAATGTTTGGCGATCTCGAAAAAAGTCCCTCTCGCAAAGCGCGCAGAGACGCAGAGTATAGATATTTATGGGTTTAGCAGTATTTGCGTTATGTGGTCAATATTAAATGAGTTAGGGCGTATTTGATGATTTTTAAATTACTTTTTGCGGTTTCGTCAATGTTTGACTAATTCACTTTTTCGTTTATTGTCCACACTCTAATTTTAAAGCTTTATCTATAATTTTGTACCCCTGTTTTGCAATTCGGTTCTCATTTAACAAAAAATAAACCATAATGGGTGTCTTGTAGTTGCTTATCGCTGCGCTTAGTGTTAAAATTACTATTCAATTACTGTTTTTACAATACGTCTATTTTTTTCTTTGAAGAGGTAATGTAGTCGTTGTGTTCAGTTCTGGTTTTATTGTTGACCTTTTAAGAAGAAATATTATTACACTTTTGTTTTAGAATATTCGTACAGAAAGTAATCTGTTTTATGCATTCCCAGTTTCTCATACGTTTGTTGTGCCAGTATGTTTTCCTTTTCCACATATAGCCGTAATCCGGCGATAGCGCTGTTAGAT
Coding sequences within:
- a CDS encoding MTH1187 family thiamine-binding protein, whose protein sequence is MNTILSFTLVPINSGLSLSKYIAACTDIICESGLKYELHANGSNIEGSWNDVLNIVKQCQKKVHAMGVDRIFTTIQLGTRTDRNQSMDEKRQSVESKRQSNKPE
- a CDS encoding thioredoxin family protein, whose product is MINVKVLGGGCAKCQATYKLFNRIIAEKGMAAMLEKVEDIQEIMAHDVMSTPGVVINGIVVHQGSVPSSELVESWLVEP